One region of Azoarcus sp. CIB genomic DNA includes:
- a CDS encoding M20 aminoacylase family protein, translating to MSIPEKIRQCHPALTALRRDIHAHPELAFEERRTAELVARRLEALGVEVHRGLGGTGVVGVLKAGRSLRAIGLRADMDALPIQERNDFAHVSQHAGCMHACGHDGHTTMLLGAAEVLAAHPDFDGTAYFIFQPAEEGEGGADAMVDDGLFDRFPMASIFGMHNWPGLPAGQFAVHDGPVMASADRFDIEIRGQGAHGAMPHLGTDSIIAGAALVQALQTVVSRTLDPLDSAVVSVTQFHAGEAYNVIPDRAKLCGTVRAFSAAVQYRIEATIARIGDGVAASHGVSVEVDYRRGYPPTINTADEAAICAAVAGSLPGASVLTDMPPSMGAEDFAFYLRHKPGCYVWIGNGPGEGGCTLHNPHYDFNDAIIPFGVAYWVELVRRLLPKA from the coding sequence ATGAGCATCCCCGAAAAAATCCGGCAGTGCCACCCCGCGTTGACCGCGCTGCGGCGCGATATCCACGCCCATCCCGAACTCGCTTTCGAAGAGCGCCGTACCGCCGAACTCGTCGCACGCCGCCTCGAGGCCCTCGGCGTCGAGGTGCATCGCGGCCTTGGCGGCACCGGTGTCGTCGGCGTGCTCAAGGCCGGCCGCAGCCTGCGTGCCATCGGCCTGCGTGCCGACATGGACGCCCTGCCCATCCAGGAGCGCAACGACTTCGCGCATGTCTCCCAGCACGCAGGCTGCATGCATGCCTGTGGCCACGACGGCCACACGACGATGCTGCTCGGCGCCGCCGAGGTGCTCGCTGCCCACCCCGACTTTGACGGCACCGCATATTTCATCTTCCAGCCGGCCGAAGAGGGTGAGGGCGGCGCCGATGCGATGGTCGACGACGGTTTGTTCGACCGCTTCCCCATGGCTTCCATCTTCGGCATGCACAACTGGCCGGGCTTGCCGGCGGGGCAATTCGCCGTGCATGACGGGCCCGTCATGGCGAGCGCCGATCGCTTCGACATCGAGATTCGCGGCCAGGGCGCACATGGTGCGATGCCGCACCTCGGCACCGACTCCATCATCGCAGGGGCCGCGCTGGTGCAGGCGCTTCAGACGGTCGTCAGCCGCACCCTCGACCCCCTCGATTCCGCAGTCGTGTCCGTGACACAGTTCCATGCGGGCGAAGCCTACAACGTCATCCCGGATCGGGCGAAGCTGTGTGGCACCGTGCGTGCGTTCAGCGCCGCGGTACAGTACCGCATCGAAGCGACCATTGCCCGCATCGGCGATGGTGTCGCCGCGAGCCATGGGGTCAGCGTCGAGGTCGATTACCGCCGCGGCTACCCGCCGACGATCAACACCGCGGACGAAGCCGCGATCTGCGCTGCCGTGGCCGGCAGCCTGCCCGGCGCCAGCGTCCTGACAGACATGCCCCCGAGCATGGGCGCCGAGGATTTCGCCTTCTACCTGCGCCACAAACCGGGCTGCTACGTGTGGATAGGCAACGGCCCCGGCGAAGGTGGCTGCACCCTCCACAATCCGCATTACGATTTCAACGACGCCATCATTCCGTTCGGCGTCGCCTATTGGGTCGAACTCGTGCGACGGCTGCTGCCAAAGGCCTGA
- a CDS encoding histone deacetylase — MKLFYADHFVLPLPEGHRFPMEKYSRLRERLTRSGRFSHDDFTVPAAASDTEILRAHDAGYVERVACGTLDPAEQRRIGFPWSEQMVERSRRSAGATLAACRHALVEGCAANLAGGTHHAHRDFGSGFCVFNDAAIAALAMRAEGRVRAVAIIDCDVHQGDGTATILAGEPDVFTLSLHGEKNFPFRKAVSSLDIELPDGTGDAAYLAALRGGLEQGFAAVQPDLAIYLAGADPYRDDRLGRLGLSFEGLAARDEMVLQHCVEHGTPVAIAMAGGYAREIDDTVAIHATTITTAACFAPALQAAALERTARGSAPPPR; from the coding sequence GTGAAACTGTTCTACGCCGACCATTTCGTCCTGCCCCTGCCCGAGGGACACCGATTTCCGATGGAGAAGTATTCCCGTCTGCGCGAGCGGCTCACGCGCAGCGGACGCTTCTCGCACGACGACTTTACGGTCCCCGCGGCGGCCAGCGATACGGAGATTCTGCGCGCACACGATGCGGGCTACGTCGAGCGTGTGGCGTGCGGGACCCTGGATCCGGCCGAGCAGCGGCGGATCGGCTTTCCGTGGTCCGAACAGATGGTGGAACGCTCGCGACGCTCGGCGGGGGCGACGCTCGCCGCATGCCGGCACGCGCTGGTCGAGGGATGTGCTGCGAATCTCGCCGGCGGAACGCACCACGCCCATCGCGATTTCGGCTCGGGCTTCTGCGTGTTCAACGACGCGGCCATCGCGGCGCTGGCGATGCGCGCGGAAGGCCGCGTGCGGGCGGTGGCGATCATCGACTGTGACGTGCATCAGGGCGATGGTACCGCCACGATCCTCGCTGGCGAGCCGGACGTGTTCACGCTGAGCCTTCACGGCGAGAAGAATTTCCCCTTCCGCAAGGCGGTATCGAGCCTCGACATCGAGCTTCCCGACGGGACCGGGGACGCGGCCTATCTTGCGGCGCTTCGCGGCGGACTGGAGCAGGGATTCGCGGCGGTGCAGCCGGACCTCGCGATCTATCTTGCCGGCGCCGACCCGTATCGCGATGATCGCCTGGGACGTCTTGGGCTGAGCTTCGAGGGGCTGGCCGCGCGGGACGAGATGGTGCTGCAACACTGCGTCGAGCACGGAACGCCGGTCGCAATCGCGATGGCGGGCGGTTACGCGCGGGAAATCGACGACACCGTCGCCATCCACGCGACGACGATCACGACGGCGGCCTGCTTCGCGCCTGCCCTGCAAGCCGCTGCGCTTGAACGGACGGCACGCGGATCCGCGCCGCCTCCCCGATAA
- a CDS encoding ankyrin repeat domain-containing protein, with product MHKPTESMKRLVLSAILASSLFGAAAHADSYEDALSSARRGDTPQLMQLISRGVDPNTVDAQGSSLLILAAREGNLDTVKELLKHRPKVSLRNAAGDSALMLAVLKGETAIVDLLLDAGAEVNHDGWTPLTYAAFEGRTEIVDRLLARGADAGALAPNASNALMLAARNGHIDVVRRLLKTGADLDQKNDAGFTAESWAQENGNTDIAALLRAERNRRQAAGAR from the coding sequence ATGCACAAGCCCACTGAATCGATGAAGCGCCTGGTCCTCTCCGCGATCCTCGCAAGCTCGCTCTTCGGCGCAGCGGCGCACGCCGACAGCTACGAAGATGCGCTCAGCTCGGCGCGCCGCGGCGACACGCCGCAACTCATGCAGCTCATCTCGCGCGGCGTGGATCCGAACACCGTCGACGCGCAGGGCAGTTCCCTGCTGATCCTCGCTGCGCGTGAAGGCAACCTCGATACCGTGAAGGAGCTGCTCAAGCATCGCCCCAAGGTGTCGCTGCGCAATGCGGCGGGCGACTCCGCGCTGATGTTGGCGGTGCTCAAGGGTGAAACGGCCATCGTTGACCTCCTGCTCGACGCCGGTGCCGAGGTGAACCACGACGGCTGGACGCCACTCACATACGCAGCCTTCGAGGGGCGTACCGAGATCGTCGACCGACTGCTCGCACGCGGCGCGGACGCCGGCGCACTGGCGCCGAACGCTTCGAACGCGTTGATGCTGGCGGCGCGTAACGGTCACATCGACGTCGTCCGCCGCCTGTTGAAGACCGGTGCCGATCTCGACCAGAAGAACGACGCCGGCTTCACCGCCGAAAGCTGGGCGCAGGAAAACGGGAACACCGACATTGCCGCTCTGCTGCGCGCAGAACGCAACCGCCGGCAGGCCGCCGGCGCGCGCTGA
- a CDS encoding TatD family hydrolase yields MFVDSHCHLDFPDLAEREEAILAAMAENRVGHALCVSVKMEDFPRVLALAERHPNLFASVGVHPDNDGVEEPDEARLLALADHPKIVAIGETGLDYYWQKDAPEWQRERFRTHIRAARKCCKPLIVHTRSAADDTLRLMREEGAGEAGGVMHCFTESREVAEAALDLGFYISFSGIVTFKNAKDLKAVAQYVPLDRLLIETDAPYLAPVPHRGKTNEPAWVVHVAEEIARLRNEPLERIEAATTENFFRLFRHAQAH; encoded by the coding sequence ATGTTCGTAGATTCACACTGTCACCTGGATTTCCCCGACCTGGCCGAGCGCGAAGAGGCCATCCTCGCAGCGATGGCCGAGAACCGCGTCGGCCACGCGCTGTGCGTCAGCGTCAAGATGGAAGATTTCCCCCGCGTCCTCGCCCTCGCGGAGCGCCACCCCAATCTGTTCGCCTCCGTGGGCGTGCATCCGGACAACGACGGCGTGGAAGAACCGGACGAAGCGCGCCTGCTGGCGCTGGCCGACCACCCCAAAATCGTCGCGATCGGCGAGACCGGGCTCGACTACTACTGGCAGAAGGACGCGCCCGAATGGCAGCGCGAGCGCTTCCGCACCCACATCCGCGCGGCCCGCAAGTGCTGCAAGCCGTTGATCGTGCATACGCGTTCCGCCGCCGACGACACCCTGCGCCTGATGCGCGAGGAGGGGGCCGGCGAGGCTGGCGGCGTGATGCACTGCTTCACCGAATCGCGCGAAGTCGCCGAGGCCGCCCTCGATCTCGGCTTCTACATCTCGTTCTCGGGCATCGTCACGTTCAAGAATGCCAAGGACCTGAAGGCGGTCGCACAATACGTGCCGCTCGACCGCCTGCTGATCGAAACCGATGCCCCGTATCTGGCGCCGGTCCCGCATCGCGGCAAGACCAACGAGCCTGCCTGGGTCGTCCATGTTGCCGAAGAGATCGCCCGCCTGCGCAACGAGCCGCTCGAGCGCATCGAAGCTGCCACCACCGAAAACTTCTTCCGACTGTTCCGCCATGCACAAGCCCACTGA
- a CDS encoding PilZ domain-containing protein, whose protein sequence is MSEAPKPSVARPSVLSLNINSKSALYAAYMPFLANGGIFVPTPRVHALGDEVFMLLQLMDDPTKHPVAATVVWVTPHGAQGGKTQGIGVHFSSDESGKALRARIEQILAGHLGSNRPTHTL, encoded by the coding sequence ATGAGCGAAGCTCCCAAACCGAGCGTCGCACGCCCCAGCGTGCTGTCGCTGAACATCAACTCGAAATCCGCGCTATACGCCGCCTACATGCCCTTTCTGGCCAATGGCGGCATCTTCGTTCCCACGCCGCGCGTGCATGCGCTCGGGGACGAGGTGTTCATGCTGCTGCAGCTGATGGACGACCCGACCAAGCATCCGGTCGCGGCCACCGTCGTATGGGTCACCCCCCACGGCGCCCAAGGCGGCAAGACCCAGGGTATCGGCGTGCACTTCAGTTCGGACGAATCCGGCAAGGCGCTGCGCGCGCGCATCGAGCAGATCCTCGCCGGCCACCTCGGCTCCAACCGCCCCACCCATACCCTCTGA